One genomic region from Enoplosus armatus isolate fEnoArm2 chromosome 17, fEnoArm2.hap1, whole genome shotgun sequence encodes:
- the cbx4 gene encoding E3 SUMO-protein ligase CBX4 produces MELPAAGEHVFAVEGIEKKRIRKGKIEYLVKWRGWSPKYNTWEPEENILDPRLLVAFQHRERQEQLMGYRKRGPKPKHLLLQVPSFARRSSIPAGFEELSQDAEGSLKSDPVQVQRTQPQQYQLNSKKHHQYQPSSQEVPADLLTNGKKKFIYQLNSKKHHHYEPDPNMYDAQASRLKEVVKVQEPASKPANPGWNLPLALQQKWVRDKDTGCLSKVKELAVEVRKPAVKEAESEHALKPNPKDATLPSAISSKMKIIKNKNKNGRIVIVMSKYMDSNKVHGAKGKHGESSTEGKPQNTKPSENNPARTTKMVEYLENGIPKEICNSSSLPAAEHPIKCSPKDRHFSKPSPSTAEEYNTEVARGQADLPDDLPLQLTASSPLTSWAVDTNVPTPTAVDQIRIPSFPNDRKRKLSDPVEDRSMSKTYLTSRSFSVPNTVVTPPQDKPMDLHCSGPRHSSICTYEVMDSGSQEEPMDLSCPKTKKQVEPEIQPEPEPAVNNTAPVVEDTQKSTEKSKEAPVKKPSPFMGNIIITDITTNSLTVTFKEYVSF; encoded by the exons ATGGAGCTCCCTGCCGCCGGAGAGCACGTCTTTGCGGTGGAGGGCATCGAAAAGAAGCGCATCCGCAAG GGCAAGATAGAGTACCTGGTCAAGTGGCGAGGCTGGTCTCCCAA ATACAACACATGGGAACCAGAGGAAAACATCCTGGACCCGCGGCTCCTCGTCGCGTTTCAACACAG agagaggcaggagcaGCTGATGGGATATCGCAAACGGGGGCCGAAACCAAAACATCTTCTACTCCAG GTACCCTCTTTTGCCAGAAGATCCAGTATTCCCGCTGGCTTCGAGGAATTATCTCAGGATGCAGAAGGTAGCCTCAAGTCCGATCCCGTCCAGGTCCAGCGCACCCAGCCTCAACAGTACCAGCTGAACAGCAAGAAGCACCATCAGTACCAGCCCAGCAGCCAGGAGGTCCCTGCAGACCTGCTAACCAACGGCAAAAAGAAGTTCATCTACCAGCTCAACAGCAAGAAGCACCACCACTATGAGCCTGATCCGAATATGTACGACGCACAGGCTTCTAGGCTCAAAGAGGTGGTCAAAGTTCAGGAACCGGCCAGTAAACCAGCAAATCCTGGCTGGAACTTACCACTGGCCCTGCAGCAGAAATGGGTTCGTGACAAAGACACAGGCTGCTTGAGCAAAGTCAAAGAGTTGGCGGTGGAGGTGAGGAAACCGGCTGTTAAAGAGGCTGAGAGTGAACATGCCCTTAAACCCAATCCTAAAGATGCAACCCTGCCGAGCgctattagcagcaaaatgaagataatcaagaacaaaaacaagaatgGACGTATTGTTATTGTCATGAGCAAATACATGGACAGCAACAAGGTTCATGGAGCAAAGGGTAAACACGGGGAATCATCAACCGAAGGGAAACCCCAAAACACCAAACCATCAGAGAACAATCCAGCACGCACAACCAAAATGGTGGAGTACCTGGAGAACGGTATCCCCAAAGAGATCTGTAACAGCAGCTCCCTGCCTGCGGCGGAGCATCCCATAAAGTGCTCCCCAAAGGACAGACATTTCTCCAAACCTTCGCCGAGCACAGCAGAGGAATACAACACCGAAGTGGCTCGTGGTCAGGCTGATTTACCGGATGATCTACCCCTCCAGCTGACCGCTAGCTCACCGCTGACGTCCTGGGCTGTTGACACCAACGTCCCGACCCCGACAGCCGTCGACCAGATCCGGATCCCTTCCTTTCCCAACGACCGCAAGCGAAAGCTATCGGATCCCGTGGAGGACAGGAGCATGTCCAAAACCTACCTGACTTCCAGAAGCTTCAGTGTCCCCAACACTGTGGTCACGCCGCCTCAGGACAAACCTATGGACCTCCACTGTAGCGGCCCACGCCACAGCAGCATATGTACATACGAGGTTATGGACTCTGGCAGCCAAGAAGAGCCGATGGACCTCAGCTGCCCAAAGACTAAGAAGCAGGTGGAGCCGGAAATACAGCCGGAGCCAGAGCCTGCTGTCAATAACACAGCTCCTGTGGTAGAAGACACACAGAAGTCCACAGAGAAATCAAAGGAAGCACCTGTTAAAAAACCCTCCCCTTTTATGGGAAATATCATAATCACTGATATCACAACAAACAGTCTCACCGTCACCTTCAAGGAATATGTTTCCTTCTAA